The region GTCCTCCTGCACCATCTCGCCGGGCTGGCCGACCGGCACCCGCGCGAGCGCTACCGGATCCTGGACGTGGGCACCGGCTCGGGCGACATCCCCCTGGCGGTGGCGGAGTGGGCGCGCCGCCGCGGCACCGGAGTCGAGATCGTGGCGACCGACAACCACCCGACGACGCTGGAGCTGGCCCGCGCGCACACGGCCGCGGAGCCGGCGGTGGCGGTGGAGTACGCGGACGCGCTGCGGCTCCCCTACCCCGACGCTTCGTTCGACTTCGCGCTCTGCTCGACGGCGCTGCACCACTTCGGGGAGGGCGACGACCTGCGGGTGCTGCGGGAGCTGGCGCGCGTGGCCCGCATCGGGGTGATCGTCAACGACCTGGCGCGCTCCCGGGCGGCGCTGCTGGGGGCGCGCCTCCTGGCGGCGACGGTCTGGCGGCGGCACCCGGTGACCCGCCACGACGGCCCGCTCTCGGTGCGCCGCTCGTTCACGCCGAACGAGCTGAGCGCGCTGGCCGCGCGGGCCGGGCTGGCGAGCGCCCGCGTCCACGCGCACTTCCCCTTCCGCCTGGCGCTGGTCCACGAGAAGGAGGGCGGGCGATGAGCGGCGCTCCCGAGTCGCGGGAGGTGGTGGTGGTCGGCGCCGGGCCGGCGGGCGCGGCGGCGGCGGCGCGGCTGGCGCAGGCCGGGCGCGACGTGCTGCTGCTGGACCGCGCCGCGTTCCCCCGCCGCAAGCCGTGCGCGGAGTGCGTGAACCCGGCGGGCGTGCGGGCGCTGCGGGAGCTGGGCGTCTGGGACGAGGTGGAGGCGGCCGGGCCCGGGCGGCTGGCGGGGTGGCGGATCGGCGCGGGGGCGGGGCACGCGTTCGAGGGGTGGTTCGACGCGGCGGAGCAGGGCGTCGCCATTCCCCGCCTGGTGCTGGACGACATCCTCTTCCGCCACGCCGGGCGCCGGGGCGCGGAGACGCGCACCGGGCACGTCGTGGACGTGGTGCGCGACGGGGGCCGCGTCGCCGGGGTGCGCGTCCGCGCGGAGGGCGGCGAGCGGGAGGTGCGCGCCCGCCTGGTGATCGGGGCGGACGGGCTGCGCTCCGTGCTCGTCCGCCGCCTGGAGCTGCTGGCCCGCCCTCCCAGGCTGCGCAAGGTCGCCCTCACCGCGCACGTGGCCGGCTTCCGCGGCGAGGGCGGGCGCGGCGAGGTGCACGTCTCCCGCCGCGGCTGCCTGGGCGTGGCCGGGGTGGGCGGGGAGCTGGCGAACGTGACGGTGGTGGCCGCGGGGGAGGAGGCGAAGCGCGTGGGCGGCGACCCGGCGGGG is a window of Longimicrobium sp. DNA encoding:
- a CDS encoding FAD-dependent monooxygenase: MSGAPESREVVVVGAGPAGAAAAARLAQAGRDVLLLDRAAFPRRKPCAECVNPAGVRALRELGVWDEVEAAGPGRLAGWRIGAGAGHAFEGWFDAAEQGVAIPRLVLDDILFRHAGRRGAETRTGHVVDVVRDGGRVAGVRVRAEGGEREVRARLVIGADGLRSVLVRRLELLARPPRLRKVALTAHVAGFRGEGGRGEVHVSRRGCLGVAGVGGELANVTVVAAGEEAKRVGGDPAGYFDRALAEYGFPWLQRVDEVLATGPFDWPVRRAVADGALLVGDAAGYYDPFTGQGIYRALRGAALAAEVADRALGAGDTSRRKLQPYEHERRRAFAPGERLQRVVEAFVARPALLGAVADRFARRPALADTMVRVTGDVRPVRSLIVPVLAGLVF
- a CDS encoding methyltransferase domain-containing protein, which gives rise to MSGLARAEGAERMDEPGQDRAELARSLADLRAVNRWLGGTRVLLHHLAGLADRHPRERYRILDVGTGSGDIPLAVAEWARRRGTGVEIVATDNHPTTLELARAHTAAEPAVAVEYADALRLPYPDASFDFALCSTALHHFGEGDDLRVLRELARVARIGVIVNDLARSRAALLGARLLAATVWRRHPVTRHDGPLSVRRSFTPNELSALAARAGLASARVHAHFPFRLALVHEKEGGR